A DNA window from Luteolibacter luteus contains the following coding sequences:
- a CDS encoding translocation/assembly module TamB domain-containing protein — MSSEEQVTEEKKKRPRRRRWRKVLGVLFLLFIAALAWLNGPGWRWLGGIGLRNSLEKADMKAEFELKGTLLSGIRVEKLKLSGGVIRKLEIGSAGPLYKVSRVIRGEIEGVAVSSVDAVIDLAAAPPKDPNEPEKPFDPDGLPETLRKVRRILLPMDLSAADFRFRLVRGEENLVTLDTSGFTHAAGSSDFRLKLGALAAGEGYAFAAQETVIHWTEEELSVNQFDLTPRLGVRELRLNMPESGGLSATGIVNVEDSRLILEGTLNSAKLRMEGDPLPVHEAVKNLALGLPAEVTVRAFEADFAGFDKTPEQWQASAKAEVSDVVYEDWQVPSLKLEASKNGSNGKATWTLAALDSEVSGEANLVWRDLANGAWTDFEATAKAAVPRVQPLFSALKERFKFAPAEAPPLPASTLTLDAKVDSGKEGIRSADARWLLAPETEAPALAGEVKWTPDGKLNGTLGTDGLRAIYALDLTAKLYEGSATIEALRPEKLAPWAAAAGVTLPTGMNVTATWKGSGSFAAQPHKGTFDLASFEWVRKDVPPLIVRTKGDYNWPQEVNLSSLTAISDGQTIEAEAALANKLLKLTKIEWKDGQTRLVGGRAEIPVPENPGDVKAFLKQTEPISVFLESEWIDNARLAAWLPEKKSPLASGSGRVNLVITGTPAAPKLDFEVQLKGLTVPDQPDVPVTDATLSLDGADGNLVLQGELRPASYPAVTLSGKMPFKPGEWAENPGMVLEEPIQARANIPRLELGIFQKMVPNAQTLAGNLEGFVSVGGKVGSPELAGELRLADAAFALKDSEVPPITNGKALVKLEGKEARLDLLSMEMGGGTLTGSGRTSLADAAKPTLDYSLRGVSLPLKRDESMIVRADANLDIRGDLQQAGISGTVEIVDSLYYRDFEILPVRVPFTAPSRPSLPAIDPDEKSAELPEPYRNWTLDVRVRTRDPLLIRGNLANGTAVADVRFGGTLGNIQPQGNAIVGDATARLPFSTLRVDNGAVTFTPAGGLNPELNIRGTSTIGRYEVNVFFYGPVNAPKTALTSDPPLPESEIMTLLATGTTSDGLEGGQAATMKAAQLLVEEWRKGRLPFAEQVAKVMEVVNRVDVRIGEDDPLTGKRLNSATIELHDRWFVSGSVDKQSNTRVLGAFVIRFK; from the coding sequence ATGAGTAGCGAGGAGCAAGTCACCGAGGAGAAGAAGAAGCGTCCGCGCCGACGCCGCTGGAGGAAGGTTCTGGGAGTACTATTCCTCCTTTTTATCGCCGCTCTCGCGTGGCTGAACGGCCCGGGATGGCGCTGGCTTGGCGGGATCGGGCTGAGAAATTCGCTCGAAAAGGCCGACATGAAGGCCGAGTTCGAGCTGAAGGGAACCCTTTTGAGCGGCATCCGGGTGGAGAAGCTGAAGCTGAGCGGTGGAGTGATCCGCAAGCTGGAGATCGGCTCTGCCGGCCCGCTCTACAAGGTCAGCCGGGTCATTCGCGGGGAGATCGAAGGCGTCGCCGTTAGCAGCGTCGATGCGGTGATCGACCTCGCCGCCGCTCCGCCAAAGGATCCGAATGAGCCGGAAAAGCCATTCGATCCCGATGGTCTCCCGGAAACCCTGCGGAAGGTGCGCCGGATCCTGCTGCCGATGGACCTGAGCGCGGCTGATTTCCGCTTCCGGTTGGTTCGGGGCGAAGAGAACCTTGTGACTCTCGACACAAGCGGCTTCACCCATGCGGCGGGCAGCAGTGATTTCCGCCTGAAACTCGGAGCGCTGGCCGCCGGGGAGGGTTATGCCTTTGCCGCCCAAGAGACGGTCATCCACTGGACCGAGGAAGAGCTCTCGGTAAATCAATTCGACCTGACCCCGCGACTGGGCGTGCGGGAACTGCGGCTGAACATGCCCGAGAGCGGAGGACTCTCCGCAACCGGGATTGTCAACGTGGAGGATTCCCGCCTGATCCTTGAGGGCACCCTGAACTCCGCCAAGCTGCGGATGGAAGGCGACCCTTTGCCGGTGCATGAGGCAGTGAAGAACCTGGCGCTCGGCCTGCCCGCCGAGGTCACGGTCCGCGCCTTCGAGGCGGATTTCGCCGGCTTCGACAAGACACCCGAGCAATGGCAGGCCAGCGCCAAGGCCGAGGTGAGCGATGTCGTCTACGAAGACTGGCAGGTCCCCTCTCTCAAGCTGGAGGCCAGCAAGAATGGGAGCAATGGCAAGGCGACATGGACCTTGGCAGCTCTGGATTCCGAAGTCAGCGGCGAAGCGAATCTCGTCTGGCGCGATCTGGCGAATGGAGCATGGACGGATTTCGAGGCGACAGCGAAGGCCGCCGTGCCGCGCGTGCAGCCGCTCTTCTCGGCGCTGAAGGAGCGCTTCAAGTTTGCGCCCGCCGAAGCCCCTCCCCTGCCCGCTTCCACCCTGACGCTCGATGCGAAGGTGGACTCAGGAAAGGAGGGCATCCGCTCGGCCGACGCCCGCTGGCTGCTCGCTCCAGAGACCGAGGCACCGGCTCTTGCCGGCGAGGTCAAGTGGACTCCGGATGGGAAGCTCAATGGCACTCTGGGCACCGATGGCCTGCGTGCGATCTACGCGCTCGATCTGACGGCGAAGCTTTATGAGGGCAGCGCCACCATCGAAGCCCTGCGGCCGGAGAAGCTGGCCCCGTGGGCCGCCGCGGCCGGCGTCACCCTGCCCACCGGGATGAATGTCACCGCAACTTGGAAAGGCAGCGGCAGCTTCGCCGCACAGCCTCATAAAGGAACCTTCGACCTGGCCTCTTTCGAGTGGGTTCGCAAGGACGTGCCGCCGCTGATCGTGCGAACCAAGGGTGACTACAACTGGCCGCAGGAGGTGAACCTCAGCAGCCTCACCGCTATTTCCGATGGGCAGACGATCGAAGCGGAAGCCGCGCTGGCGAACAAACTGCTGAAACTCACCAAGATCGAGTGGAAGGACGGCCAGACCCGTCTGGTAGGCGGGCGCGCAGAGATCCCCGTGCCGGAGAATCCCGGTGATGTGAAAGCTTTCCTCAAGCAGACGGAGCCGATCAGTGTCTTCCTGGAGTCCGAGTGGATCGACAATGCGCGCCTCGCCGCATGGCTGCCGGAAAAGAAGTCGCCGCTCGCCTCCGGAAGCGGACGCGTGAATCTGGTAATCACCGGCACGCCCGCTGCCCCGAAGCTCGATTTCGAAGTGCAGTTGAAGGGTCTCACCGTTCCTGACCAGCCGGATGTGCCCGTGACCGATGCCACACTGAGCTTGGACGGGGCGGATGGAAACCTGGTGCTACAGGGCGAATTACGGCCCGCATCGTACCCGGCGGTGACGCTTTCCGGAAAGATGCCCTTCAAGCCCGGCGAGTGGGCGGAGAATCCCGGCATGGTCCTGGAAGAACCGATCCAAGCCCGCGCGAATATCCCGAGGCTAGAGCTCGGTATCTTCCAGAAGATGGTGCCGAATGCTCAGACGCTGGCGGGCAATCTCGAAGGCTTCGTCAGCGTCGGCGGCAAGGTGGGATCTCCCGAACTTGCCGGTGAGCTACGGCTCGCCGACGCCGCCTTTGCCTTGAAGGACTCCGAGGTGCCACCGATCACCAATGGCAAGGCGCTGGTAAAGCTGGAGGGCAAGGAGGCCCGGCTGGATCTTCTCTCGATGGAAATGGGAGGCGGCACGCTGACTGGCAGCGGCAGGACCAGTCTGGCGGATGCCGCGAAACCGACCTTGGACTATTCCCTGCGCGGGGTGTCTCTGCCACTCAAGAGGGACGAATCAATGATCGTCCGTGCCGATGCCAATCTCGATATCCGCGGCGATCTCCAGCAGGCCGGCATTTCGGGCACGGTAGAGATTGTGGATAGCCTGTATTATCGCGACTTCGAGATCCTGCCGGTGCGCGTCCCTTTCACCGCTCCCTCACGCCCCTCGCTTCCCGCGATCGATCCCGACGAAAAATCCGCCGAACTCCCGGAGCCCTACCGGAATTGGACCCTGGACGTGCGGGTCCGGACGCGGGATCCGCTTCTTATACGCGGTAACCTGGCGAACGGCACCGCAGTGGCGGATGTCCGCTTCGGCGGGACGCTCGGAAATATCCAACCGCAGGGAAATGCGATCGTCGGCGATGCCACGGCGCGCCTGCCCTTCAGCACGCTGCGGGTGGACAACGGGGCAGTGACATTCACTCCCGCGGGTGGTCTGAATCCGGAGCTCAACATCCGCGGCACCTCGACGATCGGCCGTTATGAGGTGAATGTTTTCTTCTATGGTCCGGTGAATGCACCGAAGACCGCGCTGACCTCCGACCCGCCGCTGCCGGAGTCCGAGATCATGACCTTGCTGGCCACCGGCACGACTTCGGATGGCCTTGAGGGAGGACAAGCCGCCACGATGAAAGCAGCCCAGCTTCTGGTGGAAGAGTGGCGGAAGGGCCGGCTGCCCTTTGCCGAGCAGGTGGCAAAGGTGATGGAAGTGGTCAATCGCGTCGATGTCCGCATCGGCGAGGATGATCCGCTCACCGGCAAGCGCTTGAATTCCGCCACGATCGAGCTGCATGACCGCTGGTTTGTCAGCGGGTCCGTGGACAAGCAGAGCAACACCCGCGTCCTCGGCGCCTTCGTGATCCGCTTCAAATGA
- a CDS encoding ion transporter, whose amino-acid sequence MPDSQAGPISRRDQWREIIFEAETPAGRRFDTILLSLIALSVLAVILESVPEISAKHGRFLHALEWGFTILFSIEFIVRLCVVRHPMHYARSFYGLVDLLSVLPSYLMLVMPGMQALQVIRVLRMMRMFRIFKMVRHVNGAELLLHALYASRAKVTVFFSFMLAITLIAGTLMYLIEGPESGFTSIPTSIYWAVVTITTLGFGDITPNSPLGRLLTSVLVLTGYAIIAVPTGIVTSELSKLGGDDTSDACPSCGVHGHLPDARFCRRCGAPMA is encoded by the coding sequence ATGCCTGATTCTCAAGCCGGACCTATATCCCGCCGCGACCAATGGCGCGAGATCATCTTTGAGGCGGAGACTCCCGCAGGCCGGCGCTTTGATACCATCTTGCTCTCGCTCATCGCCTTGAGCGTGCTGGCGGTGATTCTGGAAAGTGTCCCGGAGATTTCGGCGAAACACGGTCGCTTCCTGCATGCCTTGGAGTGGGGCTTCACCATCCTTTTCTCGATCGAGTTCATCGTCCGTCTCTGCGTGGTGCGGCATCCCATGCACTATGCCCGGAGTTTCTACGGATTGGTCGATCTCCTCTCGGTGTTGCCGAGCTACCTGATGCTCGTCATGCCCGGAATGCAGGCCCTTCAGGTAATCCGGGTGCTGCGCATGATGCGGATGTTCCGGATTTTCAAAATGGTGCGCCACGTGAATGGGGCGGAGCTGCTGCTTCACGCGCTTTACGCCAGCCGGGCAAAGGTGACCGTATTCTTCTCCTTCATGCTGGCCATCACCCTGATCGCAGGGACCCTGATGTACCTGATCGAGGGACCGGAAAGCGGCTTCACCAGCATCCCGACCTCCATTTACTGGGCGGTGGTCACGATCACCACCCTCGGTTTCGGGGACATCACCCCGAACTCGCCGCTGGGGCGGCTGCTGACGTCCGTGCTGGTCCTCACCGGCTACGCGATCATCGCAGTGCCCACGGGAATCGTCACTTCAGAGCTCTCCAAGCTGGGTGGGGATGACACTTCCGACGCCTGCCCTTCCTGCGGCGTCCACGGGCACCTGCCGGACGCCCGTTTTTGCCGGCGCTGCGGGGCTCCGATGGCCTGA
- a CDS encoding BamA/OMP85 family outer membrane protein, which yields MSSMKESEVLDLLGDRLVHVKNKPPSVSRASDAAFLLESLMKRQGFQNPDVKPVISGNTIRLVVNEGQRLSIGSVYVPGFEEEEQVRLSKLFKLPGQERVLRPGQEPPFKESDVAEGLSLLTADFRSRGYWRAEAKVEKEGIAPGTAEMTFVIRITPGKLHHLGEPRFDGAPDELMASLRAKTAPHVGKVANTDLLTTLRSEVESIFRATGYPLETFKMNRILSDTSLANATLTPRFIIKFGTRQKLDQVIVKGTQKTKVDRVTARFEDLRGDWFDAEEFDKRLKKILATGAFSSVRVENTTDADGNLDATLQMVEGKAKGASVYGGFGSYEGGIIGVKYHDRNLFGNLWNFGVGLEASSRGFLGDIRLSDPWLFDTDTYLGLRLYSVTRSLEGYDKFETGFSAEFSRDDLGEHIDASVIIGTAIVNVDSNGIPRDQLGETVYTHNYIRADVGYDRRDDPVSPTSGYHLNALLEAGFIAADSNSNYVKFETLGAGYIPVVPKKSQVNVAARIGMLFPSSGVDEFPIDLRLFTGGADTVRSFRFNELGPRSRSNDPLGGETYWVANVEYVHTLFGPMKGVGFVDAGHLSAVNDGFSFDSPEIAVGLGLRIDLPVGPIRLEYGHSLTQDAGDPSGVWHFAIGTAF from the coding sequence ATGAGCTCCATGAAGGAGAGCGAAGTGCTGGACCTGCTGGGAGACAGGCTGGTCCACGTGAAGAACAAGCCGCCGAGTGTCTCCCGCGCGAGCGATGCCGCCTTCCTCCTGGAGTCCCTGATGAAGCGCCAGGGCTTTCAGAATCCGGATGTGAAACCGGTGATCTCCGGCAACACGATCCGCCTGGTGGTGAATGAAGGCCAGCGGCTTTCGATCGGCTCGGTCTATGTGCCGGGATTCGAGGAAGAGGAGCAGGTCCGCCTTTCGAAGCTCTTCAAGCTGCCCGGACAGGAACGGGTGTTGCGGCCCGGCCAAGAGCCGCCGTTCAAGGAAAGCGATGTCGCCGAAGGACTCTCGCTGCTGACTGCCGATTTCCGCTCGCGCGGCTACTGGCGTGCCGAGGCGAAGGTCGAGAAGGAAGGAATCGCACCGGGCACTGCGGAGATGACCTTCGTGATCCGGATCACTCCGGGCAAGCTCCACCACCTCGGTGAGCCGCGCTTCGACGGAGCTCCGGATGAGTTGATGGCGAGCCTGCGGGCGAAAACCGCGCCGCACGTCGGCAAGGTGGCGAATACCGACCTGCTGACCACGCTGCGGAGCGAGGTGGAGAGCATCTTCCGGGCGACCGGTTATCCGCTCGAGACCTTCAAGATGAACCGTATCTTGAGCGACACGTCGCTGGCCAATGCCACGCTGACACCGCGTTTCATCATCAAGTTTGGCACCCGCCAGAAACTCGATCAGGTGATCGTGAAAGGAACCCAGAAGACGAAGGTCGACCGGGTGACCGCGCGATTCGAGGACCTGCGCGGCGATTGGTTCGATGCGGAGGAATTCGACAAGCGTCTGAAGAAGATCCTCGCGACGGGGGCATTCTCTTCCGTGCGCGTGGAGAACACCACCGATGCCGACGGCAATCTCGATGCCACCTTGCAGATGGTGGAGGGAAAGGCGAAGGGTGCCTCCGTTTATGGCGGCTTCGGCAGCTATGAAGGGGGGATCATCGGTGTGAAGTATCACGACCGGAATCTCTTCGGGAACTTGTGGAACTTCGGTGTCGGCTTGGAAGCCAGCTCGCGGGGTTTCCTCGGCGATATCCGGCTTTCCGATCCCTGGCTTTTCGATACGGACACCTACCTCGGCCTCCGGCTGTATTCGGTGACCCGCTCGCTGGAAGGCTATGACAAGTTCGAAACGGGCTTCTCCGCGGAGTTCTCCCGCGATGACCTTGGCGAACACATCGACGCCAGCGTGATCATCGGCACCGCGATCGTGAACGTGGATAGCAACGGCATCCCCCGCGATCAACTGGGCGAGACCGTCTACACTCACAACTACATCCGGGCGGACGTGGGCTACGACCGCCGTGACGACCCGGTCTCTCCGACGAGCGGCTACCACTTGAATGCACTGCTTGAGGCGGGCTTCATCGCGGCGGATAGCAATTCGAACTACGTGAAGTTCGAGACGCTCGGCGCAGGCTACATTCCCGTCGTGCCGAAGAAGAGCCAGGTCAATGTCGCGGCTCGAATCGGGATGCTTTTCCCCTCCTCCGGCGTGGACGAATTCCCGATCGACCTGCGGCTCTTCACAGGCGGCGCGGACACGGTGCGGTCTTTCCGATTCAACGAACTGGGCCCGCGCTCCCGGAGCAATGACCCGCTCGGCGGCGAGACCTACTGGGTGGCGAATGTGGAATATGTCCACACGCTCTTCGGCCCGATGAAGGGCGTCGGCTTTGTCGATGCCGGCCATCTCTCCGCGGTCAATGACGGCTTCAGCTTCGATTCCCCGGAGATCGCGGTCGGCCTCGGCCTCCGGATCGACCTGCCCGTCGGCCCCATCCGCCTAGAGTATGGCCACAGCCTGACACAAGACGCTGGCGACCCATCGGGCGTGTGGCATTTCGCGATCGGAACGGCGTTCTGA
- a CDS encoding GspE/PulE family protein, translated as MFSNEDYLADLLVEAGAVSPDSVDQARRKGGSVIEKLLSDTDLSESTVAAVLAQNAGIDAIDLAEMAIPPQVADQIPDDIARRYKAIPVADDGIYLTVAVADPFNFETMDSLPHVLGREVNFVCAPANAVQMFLKQFYGATDSSSMDVTGGHDVESSDSDAPIIRLVQNMLVEGMKIRCSDIHIEPLETSVRVRYRIDGKLVEVDNHPKKLLPAIVARLKVMSGTMSIAEKRLPQDGRIQVKAGDKEVDLRVSSVPSNHGESIVMRILDKSALVLGLPELGFFSDDQANFENLIGLPDGIILVTGPTGSGKTTTLYACLNVINKPDKKIITVEDPVEYELPGINQVMVKTDIGMTFAAALRAMLRQAPNIIMIGEIRDAETANIAINASLTGHLVLSTLHTNDAPSAVARLADIGIKRFLIASAVRAVLAQRLVRKLCPVCKQPHELTDKEARALRFDTSRGDSSQVMGPNGCEKCRQGGYRGRLGLFELFKIDDEVRHMINENLTSSQLRRRARELGMRTLRDDGIRKVLAGLTSADEVIHVTMSDFD; from the coding sequence GTGTTCTCTAACGAAGACTACTTGGCCGACCTGCTCGTGGAGGCAGGCGCGGTGTCACCCGATAGTGTCGATCAGGCCCGTCGCAAAGGCGGTTCCGTGATCGAAAAGTTGCTTAGCGATACCGATCTCTCGGAGAGCACGGTTGCCGCCGTTCTTGCCCAAAATGCCGGGATCGATGCGATCGATCTGGCGGAAATGGCGATTCCTCCCCAAGTGGCGGACCAAATCCCGGACGATATCGCCCGCCGCTACAAGGCGATCCCGGTCGCGGACGACGGCATCTATCTTACGGTCGCGGTCGCTGACCCTTTCAATTTCGAGACGATGGACAGCCTGCCCCACGTGCTGGGTCGGGAGGTGAACTTCGTCTGTGCGCCGGCGAATGCGGTGCAGATGTTCCTGAAGCAATTCTACGGGGCTACCGATTCGAGCTCGATGGACGTTACCGGCGGCCACGACGTGGAATCCTCCGATAGCGATGCCCCGATCATCCGCCTCGTCCAGAACATGCTGGTGGAGGGGATGAAGATCCGCTGCTCCGACATTCACATCGAGCCGCTGGAGACTTCCGTCCGGGTCCGCTACCGCATCGACGGCAAGCTGGTCGAGGTGGACAATCACCCGAAAAAACTGCTTCCCGCCATCGTCGCCCGTCTGAAGGTGATGAGCGGCACCATGTCGATCGCCGAAAAGCGCCTGCCGCAGGACGGACGTATCCAGGTGAAGGCCGGTGACAAGGAGGTCGACCTTCGTGTTTCCTCCGTGCCTTCGAACCACGGCGAATCGATCGTCATGCGTATTCTCGACAAGTCGGCCCTTGTGCTCGGCTTGCCGGAGCTTGGTTTCTTCTCGGATGACCAGGCGAACTTCGAGAACCTGATCGGCCTGCCGGACGGCATCATCCTGGTGACGGGCCCCACGGGTTCGGGTAAGACCACCACGCTCTACGCCTGTCTCAACGTCATCAACAAGCCGGACAAGAAGATCATCACCGTGGAAGACCCGGTGGAATACGAGCTTCCCGGCATCAACCAAGTGATGGTGAAGACGGACATCGGCATGACCTTCGCGGCGGCGCTCCGCGCCATGCTCCGTCAGGCGCCGAACATCATCATGATCGGGGAAATTCGTGACGCGGAGACGGCGAATATCGCCATCAACGCATCGCTCACCGGTCACTTGGTGCTTTCCACGCTCCACACGAACGACGCGCCTTCCGCCGTCGCCCGTCTCGCGGATATCGGCATCAAGCGCTTCCTGATCGCTTCGGCCGTCCGCGCCGTGCTCGCCCAGCGTTTGGTCCGCAAGCTTTGCCCGGTCTGCAAGCAGCCCCACGAGCTCACCGACAAGGAAGCACGTGCGCTCCGTTTCGACACCTCGCGTGGCGACAGCTCGCAGGTCATGGGCCCGAACGGTTGCGAAAAGTGCCGCCAGGGTGGCTACCGCGGTCGTCTCGGCCTCTTCGAGCTCTTCAAGATCGACGACGAGGTGCGCCACATGATCAACGAAAACCTGACATCCAGCCAGCTCCGCCGCCGTGCGCGCGAACTGGGGATGCGCACGCTCCGCGATGACGGTATCCGCAAGGTGCTCGCCGGTCTGACTTCCGCAGACGAAGTCATCCACGTGACGATGTCCGACTTCGATTGA